The following are encoded together in the Pedobacter sp. D749 genome:
- the rlmD gene encoding 23S rRNA (uracil(1939)-C(5))-methyltransferase RlmD — translation MSRRKPGTVTIVPNVHIIDIAEEGKGVGKADELVIFVDKAVPGDVVDVRLTKKKKNFAEAIIEQLHEKSELRTDPFCPHFGTCGGCKWQHMGYDAQLKFKQKNVEAALQRLGKIDTSGTEPILGSAKNRYYRNKLEFTFSNKRWLEKTDMEREEDFDMNALGFHVPLRFDKILDIEHCYLQDEPSNSIRNSVRKYASDHGLSFYDLRNHEGALRNLIIRTSTTGEVMVAVVFAYLEQEQVDGLMGFLQNEFPQITSLLYIVNQKKNDTIFDQDVVVFSGRDHIFEEMNGIRFKIGVKSFYQTNSEQAFELYKITRDFAGFKGDELVYDLYTGAGTIANFIAKNVKQVVGVEYVPTAIEDAKFNSELNGIDNTIFYAGDMKDILTSEFILAHGKPDVVITDPPRAGMHADVVQRLLEMESEKIVYVSCNAATQARDLELLKEKYDVVRIKPVDMFPHTQHVENVVLLMLK, via the coding sequence ATGAGTAGAAGAAAACCCGGTACGGTAACAATAGTTCCAAACGTACATATAATTGATATTGCTGAAGAAGGAAAAGGTGTTGGCAAGGCCGACGAATTAGTCATTTTTGTTGACAAAGCCGTTCCTGGCGATGTGGTAGATGTGCGTTTGACCAAAAAGAAAAAGAATTTTGCAGAAGCAATCATCGAGCAACTGCACGAAAAATCGGAACTTCGTACAGATCCTTTTTGTCCTCATTTCGGAACCTGTGGTGGTTGCAAATGGCAACACATGGGCTACGATGCACAATTAAAGTTTAAGCAGAAAAATGTTGAGGCTGCGTTACAACGTTTGGGTAAAATAGATACCTCAGGAACTGAACCTATTCTTGGTTCGGCAAAAAACAGGTATTACCGTAATAAACTTGAGTTTACTTTTTCGAATAAACGTTGGTTAGAAAAAACCGATATGGAACGCGAAGAGGATTTTGATATGAATGCACTGGGCTTTCACGTACCCTTGCGTTTTGATAAAATTTTAGACATTGAGCACTGTTACCTGCAGGATGAGCCTTCTAATTCGATCAGGAATTCAGTGCGTAAATATGCTTCTGATCATGGTTTGTCGTTTTACGATCTGCGTAACCATGAAGGCGCTTTACGTAACCTAATTATCCGCACTTCAACTACCGGAGAGGTAATGGTAGCGGTCGTTTTTGCTTATCTGGAGCAAGAGCAGGTTGATGGTTTAATGGGTTTTCTTCAAAATGAATTTCCACAGATAACTTCATTGTTATATATCGTTAACCAAAAGAAAAACGATACCATTTTTGATCAGGATGTGGTGGTTTTCTCCGGTCGTGATCATATTTTCGAAGAAATGAACGGCATCCGTTTTAAAATCGGGGTGAAATCTTTTTACCAGACTAATTCTGAACAAGCTTTTGAGTTATATAAAATCACCAGGGATTTCGCCGGTTTTAAAGGCGATGAACTGGTTTATGATTTATATACCGGTGCGGGTACAATTGCGAATTTTATTGCAAAAAACGTGAAGCAGGTAGTAGGCGTAGAATATGTGCCAACCGCAATTGAAGATGCAAAGTTTAACTCCGAATTAAACGGAATCGATAATACTATTTTTTATGCTGGCGATATGAAAGATATCCTGACTTCAGAATTTATATTGGCACATGGTAAACCAGATGTGGTCATTACCGATCCGCCACGCGCTGGTATGCACGCAGATGTAGTACAAAGGTTACTGGAAATGGAATCTGAAAAAATTGTTTATGTAAGCTGTAATGCGGCTACGCAAGCAAGAGATTTAGAGTTACTGAAAGAGAAATACGATGTGGTGCGCATTAAACCTGTGGATATGTTTCCGCATACGCAGCATGTAGAAAATGTAGTATTGTTAATGTTAAAGTAA
- a CDS encoding head GIN domain-containing protein: MKILIKSSAILFIVVTSYIAKAQETKSFTVKNFNSIGVSSGIDLYLTQGGSESVSIKSDSETLKDIIVEQSGSNVIIKFKDGINWSGMFKNRTIKAYVSFKSLNAIAASGGSDVFTQNQIKTDKLAIRSSGGSDLKLTVVCNDLSIQSSGGSDIDLKGKAENMTIQSSGGSDIDAYELITDYAKVQASGGSDVSLYVNKGLEASASGGGDVSYKGNASLKKTSSSKSGDVHHVN; this comes from the coding sequence ATGAAAATCCTTATCAAATCATCCGCCATTTTATTTATAGTGGTAACCAGCTACATCGCTAAAGCACAGGAAACTAAAAGTTTCACGGTTAAAAATTTTAATAGTATTGGCGTAAGCAGTGGAATCGACTTGTACCTAACCCAAGGTGGTAGTGAGAGTGTGAGCATAAAATCAGATTCGGAAACATTAAAAGATATTATTGTTGAGCAAAGCGGCAGTAATGTTATCATAAAATTTAAAGACGGCATCAACTGGAGCGGTATGTTTAAAAACCGTACCATTAAGGCTTATGTAAGTTTCAAAAGCCTTAATGCTATTGCAGCATCCGGAGGGTCGGATGTTTTTACACAAAATCAGATCAAAACCGATAAACTTGCTATTCGCTCATCTGGTGGGTCAGACTTAAAATTAACGGTGGTTTGTAACGACTTATCCATCCAGTCAAGCGGCGGTAGTGATATCGATTTAAAAGGCAAAGCAGAAAATATGACCATTCAATCAAGTGGCGGTAGTGATATAGACGCTTATGAATTGATTACTGATTATGCAAAGGTGCAGGCTTCTGGTGGTTCTGATGTAAGTCTTTATGTAAATAAAGGCCTGGAGGCCAGTGCGAGTGGTGGTGGCGACGTGAGTTATAAAGGAAATGCTTCACTTAAAAAAACATCAAGCTCAAAAAGTGGAGATGTACACCACGTAAATTAA
- a CDS encoding serine hydrolase: protein MLKHNRSEEKIKLLEDQIAAWQKDLNVPNVGLGIIQDGKLIHAKVYGQDSTGSLKPVNTLFNVASVTKVVFSTLVLKLIDNGDWQLDEPLYHYYTDPDIASDSLSKKLTTRHILSHQSGFSNWRWMNASGKLQFEFAPGTKFNYSGEGMEYLKKAIEHKFHKSLVQLSDSILFKPFGMIDTKHEWNGKQDLKRFSRWYDANGKEYTKSNYASEPSAADDLITTVIDLSKFGIETLNGLHISKQLFNEIIKGQAKINQNLMQGLGWRLIKDLPNHEYAMEHGGNDAGVAAIIVLLPKSKRGLIVLTNGDNGQIICNNIVRSFWPEGTEIIHKALKSTPLNDIPKVFNISDDILNTYTGKYMRPDGEEVNIYKKDKNLILKTIGLPTFNLFPQTQEIFFLWDFDPKIIFTKNEKGIVDTLLIKDGDNILKCTKMDK, encoded by the coding sequence ATGCTCAAACACAATCGATCTGAAGAAAAAATCAAACTGTTAGAAGATCAAATAGCTGCCTGGCAAAAAGATTTAAATGTCCCAAATGTAGGCCTTGGCATAATACAAGATGGAAAGTTAATACATGCAAAAGTATATGGTCAGGATTCTACTGGGTCTCTAAAACCAGTCAATACACTTTTCAATGTAGCATCGGTAACTAAAGTGGTATTTTCAACGCTTGTACTAAAACTAATTGATAATGGCGATTGGCAATTAGATGAACCACTATATCATTATTATACCGATCCTGATATTGCATCTGATTCATTATCAAAAAAACTTACAACCCGCCATATCTTAAGTCATCAATCAGGATTTAGCAATTGGAGATGGATGAATGCATCAGGAAAACTTCAATTTGAATTTGCGCCAGGAACCAAATTTAATTATTCGGGAGAAGGAATGGAGTATCTCAAAAAAGCCATAGAACATAAATTTCACAAATCTTTAGTTCAACTTTCAGACTCTATTTTATTTAAACCATTCGGTATGATCGACACCAAACATGAATGGAACGGTAAACAAGATTTAAAAAGATTTAGCAGGTGGTATGATGCCAATGGAAAAGAATACACCAAAAGTAATTATGCTTCCGAACCAAGTGCTGCAGATGATCTGATTACAACAGTTATTGACCTTAGTAAATTTGGCATTGAAACTTTAAATGGTCTCCATATTTCTAAGCAATTATTTAACGAAATAATTAAAGGACAGGCTAAAATTAATCAGAATTTAATGCAAGGACTAGGTTGGCGATTAATTAAAGATTTACCCAATCATGAATATGCAATGGAACATGGAGGTAATGATGCAGGCGTAGCGGCAATTATCGTATTGCTTCCAAAATCAAAACGTGGCTTAATTGTATTAACCAATGGAGACAATGGACAAATCATTTGCAATAACATTGTCAGGTCTTTTTGGCCTGAAGGAACAGAAATCATACATAAAGCCCTCAAAAGTACGCCACTAAATGACATCCCTAAAGTTTTTAATATAAGCGATGATATATTAAATACCTATACAGGCAAATACATGAGGCCAGATGGCGAAGAGGTAAATATTTATAAAAAAGATAAGAATTTAATCTTAAAAACCATTGGTTTACCAACCTTCAATCTGTTTCCGCAAACACAGGAAATATTTTTTCTTTGGGATTTTGACCCAAAGATAATTTTTACAAAAAATGAAAAAGGTATAGTCGATACGCTTTTAATTAAAGACGGAGATAATATTCTAAAATGCACTAAAATGGATAAATAG
- a CDS encoding phosphoribosyltransferase family protein, translated as MASQLLILNKKQIQQKIDRIAYQILEDNLNEKEIVLAGIWDRGYKLALRLEKVLKKISGFKLTILRIDLQKESSKLVASTDLDESHWKNKVIIIVDDVLNSGKTLAYGLGVFLNTPHKKIRTVVLVDRSHKIFPIATDFVGLELATILKEHVDVVMDVEGEEDRVYLS; from the coding sequence ATGGCATCGCAATTACTTATTCTTAACAAGAAACAGATTCAGCAGAAAATAGACCGTATCGCTTATCAGATTTTGGAAGATAACCTGAATGAGAAAGAAATAGTATTGGCGGGTATCTGGGACCGCGGCTACAAATTGGCATTAAGATTAGAAAAGGTACTAAAAAAAATCTCTGGCTTTAAATTAACCATACTGCGCATTGATCTGCAAAAGGAGAGTAGCAAATTGGTTGCTTCAACCGATCTCGATGAAAGCCATTGGAAAAATAAAGTAATCATTATCGTAGATGATGTATTGAACAGCGGTAAAACGCTGGCTTATGGTTTAGGCGTTTTCTTAAATACGCCACATAAAAAAATCCGAACCGTAGTTTTAGTTGATCGTAGTCACAAAATTTTCCCTATTGCCACTGATTTTGTAGGTCTTGAATTGGCAACTATCTTAAAAGAGCATGTAGATGTGGTGATGGATGTGGAGGGAGAGGAAGATCGGGTTTATTTGAGCTAG
- a CDS encoding 1-acyl-sn-glycerol-3-phosphate acyltransferase — MYQPRKNNLIFSFFSWYIQFIIKKDFAAFQYDQIQVESDASLLVLANHFSWWDGFFLFYINKKVFKKRFHILVNAENYNKVGFLKYLGAFAIETKGKDVLETLNYAGKLLDNPANMVLVFPQGKLYSNHLKNISFEKGVMQMINASQKKINIIFAATFIDYFAKRKPSAYTYLQHWENEEYVSLQLLKSAYNKHYDQSVVKQTQLIE, encoded by the coding sequence ATGTATCAGCCCAGAAAAAATAATTTGATCTTCAGCTTTTTCTCCTGGTACATTCAGTTTATCATCAAAAAAGATTTTGCAGCATTTCAGTATGATCAAATTCAGGTTGAATCTGATGCATCTTTGTTGGTTTTAGCCAATCATTTCAGTTGGTGGGATGGTTTCTTCCTGTTTTATATCAACAAAAAAGTATTTAAGAAACGATTTCATATTTTGGTGAATGCTGAAAACTATAATAAAGTAGGTTTTTTGAAATACCTTGGTGCCTTTGCTATCGAAACTAAAGGTAAAGATGTTTTAGAAACACTTAATTATGCGGGCAAGTTATTGGACAATCCTGCAAATATGGTACTTGTATTCCCTCAGGGCAAATTGTATTCAAATCACTTGAAAAATATCAGTTTCGAAAAAGGAGTAATGCAAATGATTAATGCCAGTCAGAAAAAAATCAATATTATTTTTGCTGCTACCTTTATCGATTATTTCGCGAAAAGAAAGCCCTCTGCCTATACTTATCTACAGCATTGGGAGAACGAGGAGTACGTGAGTTTACAATTACTAAAAAGCGCCTACAATAAACATTACGATCAATCGGTTGTTAAACAAACTCAGCTAATTGAATGA
- a CDS encoding glycosyltransferase family 2 protein has protein sequence MTIFIYAVLIFLVIRFSVTVFNFLSNPKLPRVVKHYHDKVSILIPARNEAENILELLVSIKNQDYINYEVIVLDDNSSDHTFSIVEEFCFSNPQFKVLSGKELPQNWLGKNYACHQLSELATGKYLLFIDADESIKRGLINSLINRMEIGNLALLSVFTNQTIKSIGEWLTVPLMHFILLNLLPLRLVKLSKNPAFAAASGQCMFFNANNYKANHWHERVKHQVVEDVEIMKLVKQEKFNAEALLANGLIYCRMYKNLGESLNGFSKNLLAGFGNNIIILLLYQLLVTIGPVILILNFNVALLVLPLTLIVLSRIMISYLSGQHVLINLILHPLQMLFFLIISFISIKKHIFKTSTWKGRTIKTI, from the coding sequence ATGACAATTTTTATTTATGCCGTTTTAATTTTTCTGGTGATCCGGTTTTCGGTTACTGTTTTCAACTTCCTCTCTAACCCGAAGTTGCCGAGAGTGGTTAAACACTACCATGATAAGGTTTCGATCTTAATACCTGCGAGAAATGAAGCAGAGAATATTTTGGAATTACTTGTTTCAATAAAAAATCAGGATTATATCAATTATGAGGTTATTGTTTTGGATGATAACAGCAGTGATCATACATTCAGTATAGTTGAGGAATTTTGTTTCTCAAATCCGCAATTCAAAGTGTTAAGCGGTAAAGAGCTGCCTCAAAACTGGCTTGGAAAAAACTATGCCTGCCATCAGCTTAGCGAGTTGGCTACCGGGAAATATCTTTTGTTTATTGATGCAGACGAATCAATCAAAAGAGGACTAATCAATAGCCTCATTAACCGAATGGAAATTGGAAATCTGGCCTTGCTGAGCGTTTTTACGAACCAAACTATAAAATCGATAGGCGAGTGGTTGACCGTACCCTTAATGCATTTCATCCTGTTAAATTTATTGCCTTTACGTTTGGTGAAGCTCTCAAAAAATCCGGCATTTGCAGCAGCAAGCGGGCAATGTATGTTTTTTAATGCCAATAATTACAAAGCAAACCATTGGCATGAGCGGGTTAAACACCAGGTTGTAGAAGATGTAGAGATTATGAAGCTGGTAAAACAAGAAAAATTTAATGCAGAAGCGCTTTTAGCCAATGGACTGATTTATTGCAGGATGTACAAAAATTTAGGCGAAAGCTTAAATGGTTTCAGTAAAAATTTACTGGCAGGTTTTGGTAATAACATCATAATATTATTACTTTACCAGCTTTTGGTAACCATAGGGCCGGTAATTTTAATCTTAAACTTTAATGTTGCTTTACTTGTATTACCATTAACTTTAATAGTGTTAAGTAGAATAATGATCTCTTATTTATCTGGACAGCATGTTTTGATAAATTTGATTTTACATCCCTTGCAGATGTTGTTCTTCTTAATCATATCATTTATTTCTATAAAGAAACATATTTTTAAAACGAGTACATGGAAGGGCAGAACGATCAAAACGATTTAA
- a CDS encoding carotenoid biosynthesis protein: protein MEGQNDQNDLKIKRIAVAIIVVFHIVGLFGFLIPAAQPYFIKLVPFHLLLMFAVILFSYNADVKRLLLLVSGVFLCGFLVEVLGVHTGKIFGSYYYGDTLGYKVAAVPLLMGVNWVILIFSIGQMMKSMKIRNSILASVLGAFILVGFDFFLEPVAMKFNYWQWDWHEIPVQNYVAWFIVSVILLKFYYALGLKQQKYIGTAMFASQLIFFVVLYMTTGTNIFA, encoded by the coding sequence ATGGAAGGGCAGAACGATCAAAACGATTTAAAGATTAAGAGGATTGCAGTTGCAATAATTGTCGTTTTTCATATTGTTGGCTTGTTTGGCTTCTTAATTCCAGCTGCACAACCTTATTTTATTAAATTAGTTCCCTTTCATTTATTGCTGATGTTTGCCGTAATTCTTTTTTCTTACAATGCGGATGTGAAAAGATTGTTGTTGCTGGTTTCGGGTGTATTTCTCTGTGGCTTTTTAGTCGAGGTATTGGGCGTGCACACTGGGAAAATATTTGGAAGCTATTATTATGGCGATACGTTGGGATACAAAGTTGCTGCGGTTCCACTACTCATGGGCGTAAATTGGGTAATCCTTATTTTCAGCATTGGGCAAATGATGAAAAGTATGAAAATCAGGAATAGTATTCTGGCTTCTGTACTCGGCGCTTTTATACTGGTTGGTTTTGATTTCTTTTTGGAACCTGTGGCCATGAAATTTAACTATTGGCAGTGGGACTGGCATGAAATTCCGGTTCAAAATTATGTAGCGTGGTTTATCGTTTCGGTAATCTTATTGAAGTTTTATTATGCTTTAGGTTTAAAACAACAGAAATATATCGGTACAGCCATGTTTGCTTCACAGTTAATCTTTTTTGTTGTCTTATACATGACAACCGGAACAAATATTTTTGCTTAA
- a CDS encoding DUF2683 family protein: METLIVQPKTKKQLLAVEAVLQALNVSFKKEKSYSPTFIDEIAKGEEDIKNGRLTRIKDVHNIWESIL; this comes from the coding sequence ATGGAAACACTAATTGTACAGCCTAAAACTAAAAAACAACTTTTGGCAGTTGAGGCCGTGTTACAAGCGTTGAATGTATCTTTTAAAAAAGAAAAAAGTTACAGTCCCACATTTATAGATGAAATAGCTAAAGGGGAAGAAGATATAAAAAATGGACGTCTAACCAGGATTAAGGATGTTCATAATATATGGGAAAGTATTTTGTAG
- a CDS encoding Txe/YoeB family addiction module toxin, whose translation MGKYFVDITDQAKQQLAAILKSGDQASIKKLQQIFIELSIHPASGVGKPEKLKFEFSGYWSRQINKKDRLVYRIDEEIITVFVISAKGHYGDK comes from the coding sequence ATGGGAAAGTATTTTGTAGATATTACTGATCAGGCTAAACAACAGTTGGCCGCCATACTTAAATCAGGAGATCAGGCTTCAATAAAGAAACTCCAGCAAATTTTTATAGAATTAAGTATCCATCCAGCATCAGGAGTTGGTAAGCCTGAAAAACTAAAATTTGAATTTTCAGGCTATTGGTCGAGACAGATAAATAAAAAAGATAGGTTAGTCTATAGGATCGATGAAGAGATTATTACAGTATTTGTAATTTCTGCAAAGGGACACTATGGCGATAAATAA
- a CDS encoding 4-hydroxy-3-methylbut-2-enyl diphosphate reductase, whose product MSNLNLQVNIDKSSGFCFGVVYAIEMAEDILDNEGYLYCLGDIVHNDEEVERLTNRGLKIIDHEVLKNLRDEKVLIRAHGEAPSTYQLALENNLTLIDASCPVVLKLQNRIKNSHDDDEQVLIFGKHGHAEVIGLQGQTDGKAIVFQDLAELDNVELPAKFTLYSQTTKSTDKFYHIKDELLSRGYEVKANDTICRQVSNRYEELEDFVGHYDKIVFVSGKKSSNGKVLYDVCKKHNDNSYFISNVEELDQAWFNENDKVGICGATSTPMWLMEKVQAALEKF is encoded by the coding sequence ATGAGCAATTTAAACTTACAGGTTAACATCGATAAATCATCAGGCTTTTGCTTTGGGGTAGTATATGCCATAGAAATGGCCGAAGATATTCTGGATAACGAAGGTTATTTATATTGCCTTGGCGATATTGTACATAACGATGAAGAAGTGGAGCGTTTAACCAATCGTGGATTAAAAATCATCGATCACGAAGTATTAAAAAACTTAAGGGACGAAAAGGTTTTGATCAGGGCGCATGGTGAGGCACCTTCGACCTATCAACTGGCTTTAGAAAATAACCTGACATTAATTGATGCTTCTTGCCCTGTTGTGCTGAAATTGCAAAACAGGATTAAAAATTCTCATGATGATGATGAGCAGGTGCTTATTTTTGGGAAACACGGTCACGCCGAAGTTATCGGCCTCCAAGGTCAAACAGATGGTAAAGCCATTGTTTTTCAAGATTTAGCTGAATTAGATAACGTTGAGCTTCCTGCTAAATTTACATTATATAGCCAAACCACTAAAAGCACCGATAAATTCTACCACATTAAAGATGAATTATTAAGCCGCGGTTACGAAGTAAAAGCTAATGATACGATCTGCAGGCAAGTATCTAACCGGTACGAAGAACTCGAAGATTTTGTAGGTCATTACGATAAAATTGTTTTTGTTTCGGGCAAAAAATCGTCTAATGGAAAAGTTCTTTATGATGTATGTAAAAAACACAATGATAATTCATACTTTATTTCTAACGTAGAAGAATTAGATCAGGCCTGGTTTAACGAAAATGATAAAGTAGGCATCTGTGGAGCTACTTCTACGCCGATGTGGTTAATGGAAAAGGTACAAGCTGCATTAGAAAAATTCTAA